CAGGCGGGCACGATCCACCCCGGCGCTGACGACAACGCCTCGGGCACGGCCGCCGTGATGGCCCTCGCCCGGACCTTCGCCGCAGCCGGCGGGCTCTCGCGGACGCTGGTCTTCGTCGCGTTCGCCGGCGAGGAGATGGGGCTGCTCGGGTCCTCGCACTACGTGAAGCGGCCCGCGTTCCCGCTCGAAAGGACGATCCTGATGGTAAACCTGGACATGATCGGCCGGCTCCGCGACGGAAAGCTCTACGCGGCCGGCGTGGACAGCGGCACCGGCCTCCGCGCGCTGGTGACCGACGCCGCTCAGGGGCTCGGGCTCTCGCTCCAGCTCCGCGGCGATCCGTACTCCCCGTCGGACCACACGGCCTTCTACACCGCGGAGCGGCCCGTGCTCTTCCTCTTCACCGGAGCCCACGGCGATTACCATCGGCCGACCGATACCTGGGAGAAGCTGAATCCCCAGGGGCTGGAGACCGTGACGACGTTCGCAGCTCGCGTCGTTGCCGCCGCCGCGAGCGCGGCCACTCCACCCGCCTACGTGAAGGTCCAGGCCCCACCGAGCCGCGCCCGGGGCGGCGGCTACGGCCCGTTCTTCGGAATCGTTCCGGACTTCGGCGAGGCCGAGCGCCCGGGTGTGAGGATCAGCGGGGTCCGCCCGGGCAGCCCGGCCGCGAAGGCGGGGGTCCAGGCCGGCGATGTCATCGTGAAGTTCGCGGGCGTGATGGTGAAGACGCTCGACGACCTGACGTTCGCGCTCCGCGGCAGACGCCCGGGCGACCGGGTGGACGTGGTGATCTTCCGCGACGGGCAGGAGCGCCAGGTCGAGGCCACGCTGGAAGAGCGACGCTGATGCTCCGCTGGGCGCTCGACCGGAGGACGGTGCTGAAGCTCGGGGTCACCGGTGCCGGCTGGGCCCTGATCGAGCTGATCCGGGCCCGACGCGCGAGCGCGGCCGCGCCCCCGCTCCAGCCCGACCCGCGGGAGCGCCGGCTGGCCAACCTCCGCCAGCTCACCTTCGGCGGCCAGAACGCCGAGGCCTACTTCGACTGGACGGGCACCCGGCTCGTCTTCCAGTCCACCCGCCCGCCCGTCGGCTGCGATCAGAGCTTCCCGATGCGGGCGGACGGCAGCGACGTGAGACTGGTCTCGACGGGCAAAGGACGGACGACCTGCTCGTTCTTCTTCCCCGACGGGAAGCGCTTCCTCTACGCCTCCACCCATCTCGACAAGGGCGCCTGCCCGCCACCGCCCGACAGGTCCCGGGGCTATGTGTGGCCCATCTACCCGGGCTACGAGATCTTCTCGGCCGACGTGGACGGCGGAGACCTCCGACGGCTGACGGAGAACGACGGCTACGACGCCGAAGGGGCGGTCTCGCCGGACGGGAGCCGGATCGTCTTCACCTCTCTCCGCGACGGCGACCTGGACCTCTACGTGATGGACGCTGACGGCTCAAACGTGCGGCGACTCACCGACAGGCCCGGCTACGACGGCGGCCCGTTCTTCTCCTGGGACGGGCGCTTCATCGTCTTGAGGTCCGCCCACCCGGAGACCCGGGCGGAGCTGGACGAGTACCGGATGCTGCTCGGCCAGGGGGTCGTCCGGCCGCGCGCGCTCGAGATCTTTGTGATGCGAGCCGACGGGACCGGTCTCACTCAGGTCACGCGGAACGGCGCCGCGAACTTCGCCCCGTTCATGCACCCGAACTCCCGGCAGGTGATCTTCTCCTCGAACCTCCACGATCCGACCGGGCGCTCGTTCGCGCTCTACCTGATCAACGTGGACGGCTCCGGGCTCGAGCGCCTGACGTACGCCGACTCCTTCGCCTCCTTCCCGATGTTCTCGCGCGACGGCACCAGGCTGGTCTTCTGTGGGAACCGGTACGCAGTGGCCCCGCGCGAGATCAACGTGCTCATCGCCGACTGGGAGGCCTGATGCAGGAAGCCGGAACGCTCACCGAGGTGATGGAGCATCGGGTTGCGGCCACGCCCGACCTGACCTACTTCACGCTCCTCGACCAGCCCGTCACCTACGGGCAGCTCTGGGAGCTGAGCGGCCGGTATGCTGGGGGCCTTGCCAAGGCCGGCATCGGCCCGGGAGACACGGTCTGCCTCGTCTATCCAACCTGCGCCGAGTTCTTCTACACCTTCTTCGGCATTCTCCGTCTCGGGGCGATTCCCGCGCCGCTCTACCCGAACATGAGCCCCGAGGGAATGGCCAACATCTTCCGGAGCTCCGAGGCGAGGGCCGTCGTCTCCATCGACTGGTTCAGGCCGGGCATCGAGGACGCCAAGGCCGCCGCGGCCAACGTCCGCCACTTCCTCACCCCGTCAGACCTCGAGGGCGCGGCTCCGCCGTCAACGTTCCCCACGGCGCGCCCCGAGGACATCGCCTTCGTCCAGTACACCTCGGGGAGCACCGGTCACCCGCGCGGCGTGGTGCTCTCACACACCAATGTGGTGGAGACCAAGAAGATCATGGCGCGGGCCGCGGGCCTCACGGCGGCCGACACCGTGGTGAGCTGGCTCCCGCTCTACCACGACATGGGACTCATCGGCTGCGGCTTCACGCCGCCTCTCGTCGGCGCGCGGCTCATCCTCCTCCCGCCGGATCTGCGCAGCCCCCGGCTGTGGCTCGAGACGATCACCCGGGAGCGCGGGACGCTCACGGTATCCCCTGACTTCGGCTATCGAAACTGCGTGCGAAACGTAAAGGACACGACCGGCCTGGACCTCTCGTCGCTCAAGATGGCCCTGTCCGGCGCCGAGCCCGTCCGGCTCTCCACGATCAGGGCCTTCGAGGAGAAGTTCAACGTGAAGGATGTCCTGGTGCCGTGCTACGGCCTCGCCGAGGCGACGCTAGCCGTGACGATCTGGCCGCGCGGCGAGCCGATCCGCCTGGATTCGTCGGGACGCTTCATCTCGGTCGGGCAACCGTGCCCGGGCATCTCCGTCCGCATCATGGAAGGCGAGACGGTTCTCCCCGCCGGGAAGGAGGGGGAGATCGTGGTCAACGGCCCGGGCGTCATGCAGGGCTACTACAATGACCCCGAGGCCACCCGCCAGGTCCTGATGCCCGACGGCTGGCTCCGCACCGGCGACCTGGGCTTCCTCGATGCCGAGGGCTACCTCTACATCACGGGCCGGCTCAAGGACCTGATCATCGTCGCGGGCGAGAACATCGTGCCGGCGGACATCGAGGACGTGGTGGACCAGGTGGCCGGCATCCGCTACTCGGCCGCGGTCGGGGTCGAGAGCGAGCGGCTCGGGACCCAGCGCCTGCACGTCGTGGCCGAGCTGAGAGAGCCCACGGCCGACTCCGAGACCCTCTCCCGCCTGGTGCGCGAGATCGCGCAGCGCGTCCACGCCCAGTGCGGCCACCACCCGGCCCGGGTCGTGCTGACCAAGCCGCGGGCGCTGCCCAAGACCTCCAGCGGCAAGCTCCAGCGTTCGCGGCTCAGCCAGCTCATCGCGCGCGGCGAACTCGGCGAGAGCATCGTCTATCAGAGCGGCCATCACTGACGGGAACGGCCGCAGGAGGCTTCAATGACGCATGATCTGGTGATCCGTGGTGGGTTCATCGTGGACGGGACGGGCGCTCCCGCCCGCCGGGCCGACGTCGCGGTGATGGGCGGGCAGATCGTCGAGGTGGCCACGGCGGCGGGGCCCGGCAGGCAGGAGATCGACGCGACCGGCCTCGCCGTGACGCCGGGCTTCATCGATCCCCACACCCACTACGATGCCCAGCTCACCTGGGACCCCCTCGCGTCCTGCTCCTCCTGGCACGGCGTCACGACGGTCGTGACCGGCAACTGCGGCTTCACGATCGCGCCCTGCCATCCCCACAACCGGGAAACGCTCATGCGCATGCTGCAGTACGTCGAGGGGATGTCGCTGGACGCGATGCGGAAGGGGATCCGCTGGGAGTTCGAGACGTTCGGCGAGTACGTCGACGCCCTCGACCGGAGCGGCCTCTGGGTGAATGTGGGCGCCCTCATCGGCCACTCGGCGGTCCGCCAGTACGTGATGGGCGATGCGGCCTGGGAGCGGGCGGCCTCCGACGACGAGGTCGCGCGGATGGGCGAGGTCGTGCGGGAGGCCATGGCGGCCGGAGCCCTCGGTCTCTCCTCCTCCACGAACACGAACCATGTCGGCGACCGCGGCCGGCCCGTCCCGACCCGCCTCGCCACCGAGGATGAGCTGACGCGGCTCGTCGCGCTGATGGGGGAGACCAGGCGCGGGATCCTGGAGCTGACGATCGGGGGCACCCGCCCGGACCGGGTCGCGGAGATCGACCGGTTCGTCGAGCTGGCGCGGGCGGCCCGGCGGCCCGTCACGCTGGTGTCGCTCCGGCACAACCCGCTGAAACCGGAGGAGCACCGCACGATCCTCGCGCGGATCGAGGCGCTCCACCGCGAAGGCATCCTCATCTACCCCCAGGGAACCTGCTCGCCCCTCACCGCCACGTTCGACCTCACCGGCGCCTTCGTCTTCTTCCGCTTCCCGGTGTGGCGCCGCGTCCTCGAGGC
This window of the Candidatus Rokuibacteriota bacterium genome carries:
- a CDS encoding amidohydrolase family protein; translation: MTHDLVIRGGFIVDGTGAPARRADVAVMGGQIVEVATAAGPGRQEIDATGLAVTPGFIDPHTHYDAQLTWDPLASCSSWHGVTTVVTGNCGFTIAPCHPHNRETLMRMLQYVEGMSLDAMRKGIRWEFETFGEYVDALDRSGLWVNVGALIGHSAVRQYVMGDAAWERAASDDEVARMGEVVREAMAAGALGLSSSTNTNHVGDRGRPVPTRLATEDELTRLVALMGETRRGILELTIGGTRPDRVAEIDRFVELARAARRPVTLVSLRHNPLKPEEHRTILARIEALHREGILIYPQGTCSPLTATFDLTGAFVFFRFPVWRRVLEAPLSEWRAIFQDAGFRAEFRATVGRTPLFEGDTAPLRVKAVRDPAHTGFVGRTMTDVAAAMGKDVIDAFFDLALAEDLKTEFTVAILNTDAAAVAEIFTHPRSLLGLSDAGAHVTLFCEAGQTSRLLGHWVRERKALSLEEAVRRITSMPADVFGIRDRGRLAPGLAADIVVFDPDAIADHEPELVYDLPDGGPRLVQRASGIRWSFVNGRALIRDGRLISPEGPGPGRVLRPRTPTG
- a CDS encoding AMP-binding protein; the protein is MQEAGTLTEVMEHRVAATPDLTYFTLLDQPVTYGQLWELSGRYAGGLAKAGIGPGDTVCLVYPTCAEFFYTFFGILRLGAIPAPLYPNMSPEGMANIFRSSEARAVVSIDWFRPGIEDAKAAAANVRHFLTPSDLEGAAPPSTFPTARPEDIAFVQYTSGSTGHPRGVVLSHTNVVETKKIMARAAGLTAADTVVSWLPLYHDMGLIGCGFTPPLVGARLILLPPDLRSPRLWLETITRERGTLTVSPDFGYRNCVRNVKDTTGLDLSSLKMALSGAEPVRLSTIRAFEEKFNVKDVLVPCYGLAEATLAVTIWPRGEPIRLDSSGRFISVGQPCPGISVRIMEGETVLPAGKEGEIVVNGPGVMQGYYNDPEATRQVLMPDGWLRTGDLGFLDAEGYLYITGRLKDLIIVAGENIVPADIEDVVDQVAGIRYSAAVGVESERLGTQRLHVVAELREPTADSETLSRLVREIAQRVHAQCGHHPARVVLTKPRALPKTSSGKLQRSRLSQLIARGELGESIVYQSGHH
- a CDS encoding PD40 domain-containing protein — protein: MLRWALDRRTVLKLGVTGAGWALIELIRARRASAAAPPLQPDPRERRLANLRQLTFGGQNAEAYFDWTGTRLVFQSTRPPVGCDQSFPMRADGSDVRLVSTGKGRTTCSFFFPDGKRFLYASTHLDKGACPPPPDRSRGYVWPIYPGYEIFSADVDGGDLRRLTENDGYDAEGAVSPDGSRIVFTSLRDGDLDLYVMDADGSNVRRLTDRPGYDGGPFFSWDGRFIVLRSAHPETRAELDEYRMLLGQGVVRPRALEIFVMRADGTGLTQVTRNGAANFAPFMHPNSRQVIFSSNLHDPTGRSFALYLINVDGSGLERLTYADSFASFPMFSRDGTRLVFCGNRYAVAPREINVLIADWEA